A genomic stretch from Anaerolineae bacterium includes:
- a CDS encoding NAD-dependent epimerase/dehydratase family protein produces the protein MRALVTGATGFVGMWVARFLLEEGTQVRVLVRPGSDRRNLAGLDVEIAEGDLRDPESLAEALAGCEELYHVAALYSTREEDGPLMYEVNVGGTKTLLKAARRAGVRRVVHTSTIGTIGRPADGSLPTEETEFNLWEQGSHYARSKYLAETVALSMAQDGLPVVVVNPCAPVGAGDLKPSSTGQRIVDYLNGREPSYLEGGINFISVRDVAAGHILAARRGRPGQRYILGNAAGNLMREDFYRLMERVSGVRPPRGRSRNPLRWLGGASRAGRGYQPPALTCNPARAIRELGLPQTPLEEAFAEAVEWFRQNGYVR, from the coding sequence GTGAGGGCATTGGTCACTGGCGCGACGGGATTTGTCGGGATGTGGGTGGCCCGGTTCCTGCTGGAAGAGGGCACGCAGGTGCGGGTGCTGGTGCGGCCGGGGAGCGATCGGCGCAACCTGGCCGGCCTGGACGTCGAGATCGCGGAGGGGGACCTGCGCGACCCCGAGTCGCTGGCAGAGGCGCTGGCCGGCTGTGAGGAGCTGTATCATGTGGCGGCCCTGTACAGCACCCGGGAGGAGGATGGCCCGCTGATGTACGAGGTCAATGTGGGCGGCACCAAGACCCTGTTGAAAGCGGCGCGGCGCGCCGGCGTGCGCCGGGTGGTGCACACCAGCACTATCGGCACGATCGGCCGGCCGGCGGACGGTTCCCTGCCCACCGAGGAGACGGAGTTCAACCTCTGGGAGCAGGGGAGCCATTACGCCCGCTCCAAATACCTGGCGGAGACAGTGGCGCTGTCCATGGCGCAGGATGGCCTGCCGGTGGTGGTCGTGAATCCCTGCGCGCCGGTGGGCGCCGGCGATCTCAAGCCCAGCAGTACCGGCCAGCGCATCGTGGACTACCTGAACGGGCGCGAACCGTCGTACCTGGAGGGGGGCATCAATTTCATCTCCGTGCGGGATGTGGCCGCCGGCCATATCCTGGCGGCGCGGCGCGGCCGGCCTGGCCAGCGCTACATCCTGGGCAACGCCGCCGGCAACCTGATGCGGGAGGATTTTTACCGCCTGATGGAGCGGGTCAGCGGGGTACGTCCGCCGCGAGGGCGCTCCCGCAACCCCCTGCGCTGGCTGGGCGGGGCTTCGCGTGCGGGGCGGGGGTACCAGCCGCCGGCGCTGACCTGCAACCCGGCGCGCGCCATCCGCGAGCTGGGCCTGCCGCAGACCCCTCTGGAAGAAGCCTTTGCCGAGGCGGTGGAATGGTTCCGACAGAACGGCTATGTGCGCTGA
- a CDS encoding acyltransferase, whose amino-acid sequence MARRALRLVLKALMSLSDWPALGRLCVGIAGWLAGPYKDRRILAQVTRKPYISPKAQIACRRLEIGANCFIDDYVTIFSHADGGKVVLGERVHIYRGTIIEIGAGGSVYIGHDTHIQANCNIKGFLRDTRIGAHVQIAPGCGFSPYEHGFEDPDRSMREQPITSKGDIVIGDDVWLGLGVKVLDGVTIGDGAVIGAGAVVTRDVPPLGIAVGVPARVIGMRGQRKEES is encoded by the coding sequence ATGGCACGACGTGCTCTGCGTCTGGTGCTCAAGGCATTGATGAGCCTGTCCGACTGGCCGGCGCTGGGCCGGCTGTGCGTCGGCATCGCCGGCTGGCTGGCCGGCCCCTACAAGGACCGCCGCATCCTGGCCCAGGTGACCCGCAAACCGTATATCTCCCCGAAGGCGCAGATCGCCTGCCGGCGTCTGGAGATCGGGGCCAACTGTTTCATTGACGATTATGTGACCATCTTCAGCCATGCGGACGGGGGAAAGGTGGTGCTGGGGGAGCGCGTGCACATTTACCGCGGCACCATCATCGAGATCGGCGCCGGCGGCAGTGTGTACATCGGGCACGATACCCATATCCAGGCGAACTGTAATATCAAGGGCTTCCTGCGCGACACGCGCATCGGCGCCCATGTGCAGATCGCGCCCGGTTGCGGCTTCAGCCCCTACGAGCACGGCTTCGAGGACCCCGACCGCTCCATGCGGGAACAGCCCATCACCAGCAAGGGGGATATCGTCATCGGGGATGACGTCTGGCTGGGGCTGGGGGTCAAGGTGCTGGACGGCGTGACCATCGGGGACGGTGCGGTCATCGGCGCCGGCGCGGTGGTCACTCGCGACGTGCCGCCGCTGGGCATCGCCGTCGGGGTGCCGGCGCGCGTTATTGGCATGCGCGGCCAGCGGAAGGAGGAAAGCTAG